The DNA window CTGAGATTCACGGAATTACCCAGTTTAGTTCTCGTGGTTCCAATTGCACCATAGTGATCCCCCAAATTCAGCTTTGGATAGTATAATGATCCCTAGGCATATTTTGGATGATGAGTCATCCGTTTCAGTACTAACGTGGCTAGAGTATGCCACGTTGGCGACTACAACGACTTTGTACCCGATTTGGTCCCTCTATCTCTATTTAACCTTAACCCTCTTTGCTCCCTCCTTTTTTACGGTAACTTTTGGTGcttcttcctccttttcttGGAATCTTCTTCCCTACCTCCAACTTGGACTCCTTCTTCGGTGCGATATCCTCCTCCATTGTCTCACTCTCCACTCTTAAAGAGCTTTGCTTGATCACAACAACTTCACCGGAGCTATCCCCGCCACCTTCAACGGCCTCAAGAACTTGAAGAGGCTGGAGCTTTTATCCAACAAGCTCCAAGGTTCGGTTCCTCCATACTTGGGTCCCCTAAACAAACTTAATTACCTCTACGCCAGCAACAATTCCCTGATCGAAAAATTGTCAATCTAGCTGCTGGCTTCCCAAGTTTAGATTTTGATGAGGAACAATAAGTTGAGTGAAGTATTAAAACCGGAAGTGTTGAAAAACCTAAAGTACTTGCAGGTTTTGGCGAGATTTGAGTTCGAACAAGCTGAGTGGGCTAGTTCTGTTTgctctttttgagtttttatcgCTACCGCAATTAACGCTGTCTTTCAATGAGATTTCTTAAGCGAAAGAAATTTTTACAAGATTTGAGAAGAGCAGATTGATCGTGGTAGACATAAGCAACAACAAGCTTAGAGGTACTTTGCCATGGTTCATGGTATGGATGCCTCTACTTTTAGCGTTGTCGCTGGAGAACAAAATGTTGAGTGGCATGATgccaagaaagaagaaggaagaaaaaaaagaagaaggaataataaaaaaagaaaaaaaaagaagaagaaggaagaggagataTCGTTCGCAGATGGATCAAAGAATGTTACGGTTAAATAGAGAAGGAATGATTAAATCAGATACAAATTGCAATCTGACCAACTAAGCTAGCTATTGCATGCGCCAATGTGGCACATTGTAGACACGTCAGCACTAAAACGAGTGACTCATCGTCGAAAATATGCCTAAGGACCATGATGGTGTCCGGAGCTAAATTTAGAGGACCACTCCTATGAATCCCAGAGATCATTATAAAGATTTACTCTCTTAAACAAGCAGACTCTTCCAAATTTACTCCATTGCCTCTCCGTGTCACCCTCACTCTCCTCTCATCATTTCTTCTTCGGGTGTACTTTTCACTGCATAAAAGATGGATTTTCcatcaatataataaaatttactattttttacaAAACGTTGAAAAAAAAGCGAGAAAGCTTCTTACACCTGGGCTGCCGTTTGTGATGTTgctaaaattcatgcaatcttACAGTTTAGTGAATTTACAATCCCAAAAGGTGTGAAACATTGAACGTGGGAGAGCCTAGGTTTCTCCGCAATAGAAGCCAGGATGTATGCTGGAGTCGAAGCAATGGAGAATCAAAGCTGGTGTGCGGCGTGATGAACCTGGAAATCGAAGCGTAAGGAGTAGCATCGTACGGCTTACAAGATGGAAGCTAGGCGCTGGTCCAGTCTTTGGAGCAGCTTCGTTGGGCCTCGCagtagttttgtttgttttgtggTTTGCTTGCAAACCCTGACCAAAAACAATCATTCTCTCTAAGGCATTTTAGGCGTTGAAGCCTAACTAATTTGTTTACCCTGCCATTTAATTGTCACAACCAATGGAGGAGCTTCATTAAGACAATGCGACCATAGAcctctaaatattttataaaactaaAACTTTGACCATTTATTTTGTTTGGTATAAGTTTTTTAATTggctaatatttttattgtaagtTTTCCACAACTCTTTAGGGTCCGTTTAAGAGATACCAATaagttactttttttatttttgacttataaaaagtTACATTAATAGTGTTTGGTACAATTTTTAAGATAAACTTTAAACTTTCCAAAGAGTTATTTAAGAGCTTTTgaagaagttaaaaaatatgatttctcttattttcaaAAGCTATTTTATCACTCATATTTAATgcacaactttaaaataagGACTTCTataataacttttcaaacacaaaataacttatttaaaaattattattaataaaaatccttatattttaaacttttttttcaaaagaacttatttaaaaagtttagcCAAACTGACCTTGGATTCAAAACTTATTACAAGTACATTCTCACTTTTAAGGTcaacaaattttcattttttaatttttattttttatgtttataataaaaagataatcttattattttaaagtATAATGAACTAGATAAAATTCAActatcaaataataaataatacaaataaataatttcatactattttattaattataatgttNNNNNNNNNNNNNNNNNNNNNNNNNNNNNNNNNNNNNNNNNNNNNNNNNNNNNNNNNNNNNNNNNNNNNNNNNNNNNNNNNNNNNNNNNNNNNNNNNNNNNNNNNNNNNNNNNNNNNNNNNNNNNNNNNNNNNNNNNNNNNNNNNNNNNNNNNNNNNNNNNNNNNNNNNNNNNNNNNNNNNNNNNNNNNNNNNNNNNNNNNNNNNNNNNNNNNNNNNNNNNNNNNNNNNNNNNNNNNNNNNNNNNNNNNNNNNNNNNNNNNNNNNNNNNNNNNNNNNNNNNNNNNNNNNNNNNNNNNNNNNNNNNNNNNNNNNNNNNNNNNNNNNNNNNNNNNNNNNNNNNNNNNNNNNNNNNNNNNNNNNNNNNNNNNNNNNNNNNNNNNNNNNNNNNNNNNNNNNNNNNNNNNNNNNNNNNNNNNNNNNNNNNNNNNNNNNNNNNNNNNNNNNNNNNNNNNNNNNNNNNNNNNNNNNNNNNNNNNNNNNNNNNNNNNNNNNNNNNNNNNNNNNNNNNNNNNNNNNNNNNNNNNNNNNNNNNNNNNNNNNNNNNNNNNNNNNNNNNNNNNNNNNNNNNNNNNNNNNNNNNNNNNNNNNNNNNNNNNNNNNNNNNNNNNNNNNNNNNNNNNNNNNNNNNNNNNNNNNNNNNNNNNNNNNNNNNNNNNNNNNNNNNNNNNNNNNNNNNNNNNNNNNNNNNNNNNNNNNNNNNNNNNNNNNNNNNNNNNNNNNNNNNNNNNNNNNNNNNNNNNNNNNNNNNNNNNNNNNNNNNNNNNNNNNNNNNNNNNNNNNNNNNNNNNNNNNNNNNNNNNNNNNNNNNNNNNNNNNNNNNNNNNNNNNNNNNNNNNNNNNNNNNNNNNNNNNNNNNNNNNNNNNNNNNNNNNNNNNNNNNNNNNNNNNNNNNNNNNNNNNNNNNNNNNNNNNNNNNNNNNNNNNNNNNNNNNNNNNNNNNNNNNNNNNNNNNNNNNNNNNNNNNNNNNNNNNNNNNNNNNNNNNNNNNNNNNNNNNNNNNNNNNNNNNNNNNNNNNNNNNNNNNNNNNNNNNNNNNNNNNNNcagaccatacacttctagagcttctctccataactccaacttcttatttaggtcttcccttgattctcccataaggacgatatcatcggcaaaaagcatgcaccatggcacaggcttttggatgtgctctgtgagtacttccaagactaatgtgaaaatgtatggacttaaggatgatccctggtgtaatcctataccaataggaaattcctctgtcacaccaccttgagtcttcacactagttgtgcccccatcatacatgtcttaaattgcccgaatatatgcgatccttactctcctcttttctaaaaccttccataagacctcccttggtaccatatcatacgctttttccaaatcaataaataccatgtgtagatcccttttattactacaatacctctccatcatccttcttaataggtatatcgcttcagtggtagatctgcctggcataaatccaaattggttctctgttacttgtgtctcttttctcaacctccgttctatcacccttttccataacttcatagtatgactcataagtttaatccctctataatttccacaactttgtatatcccccttattcttgtagataggtaccaaggtgctctttctccactcatcaggcatcttctttgaccttaaaatctcattaaaaagcttggttaaccagttgatgccttttcctccaagacccttccaaacctcaatcgggatattatcaggtcctactgccctgccatttttcatctgctttagagcaTCTTTTACCTCaaagtctcgaatccttcgatagtagttaaagttttgatcttcttcccttgtgcataatcgaccaaggcttggaagagtcttctgtccctcattaaataactcgtagaagtagctcttccacctttcattaattttctcctcttgagccaacacatctccatccttatcctttatgcacttaacctgatccaaatctctcgttcttctttcccggctctttgcgattctatatatacatttttctccttctttcgtgcccaaagactggtagagaccctcatatgctcttgttctttcttcacttacagccacttttgcCTCTTTgttagccgccttatatttttcccagttatctgcattgcggcataaagaccactctttaaagcattccctttttatctttatcttttcttgtatactcgcattccaccaccaggactccttatctcttggtcctattcctttagattcaccaaaactttcttttgctgttcttctaataacttctgcNNNNNNNNNNNNNNNNNNNNNNNNNNNNNNNNNNNNNNNNNNNNNNNNNNNNNNNNNNNNNNNNNNNNNNNNNNNNNNNNNNNNNNNNNNNNNNNNNNNNNNNNNNNNNNNNNNNNNNNNNNNNNNNNNNNNNNNNNNNNNNNNNNNNNNNNNNNNNNNNNNNNNNNNNNNNNNNNNNNNNNNNNNNNNNNNNNNNNNNNNNNNNNNNNNNNNNNNNNNNNNNNNNNNNNNNNNNNNNNNNNNNNNNNNNNNNNNNNNNNNNNNNNNNNNNNNNNNNNNNNNNNNNNNNNNNNNNNNNNNNNNNNNNNNNNNNNNNNNNNNNNNNNNNNNNNNNNNNNNNNNNNNNNNNNNNNNNNNNNNNNNNNNNNNNNNNNNNNNNNNNNNNNNNNNNNNNNNNNNNNNNNNNNNNNNNNNNNNNNNNNNNNNNNNNNNNNNNNNNNNNNNNNNNNNNNNNNNNNNNNNNNNNNNNNNNNNNNNNNNNNNNNNNNNNNNNNNNNNNNNNNNNNNNNNNNNNNNNNNNNNNNNNNNNNNNNNNNNNNNNNNNNNNNNNNNNNNNNNNNNNNNNNNNNNNNNNNNNNNNNNNNNNNNNNNNNNNNNNNNNNNNNNNNNNNNNNNNNNNNNNNNNNNNNNNNNNNNNNNNNNNNNNNNNNNNNNNNNNNNNNNNNNNNNNNNNNNNNNNNNNNNNNNNNNNNNNNNNNNNNNNNNNNNNNNNNNNNNNNNNNNNNNNNNNNNNNNNNNNNNNNNNNNNNNNNNNNNNNNNNNNNNNNNNNNNNNNNNNNNNNNNNNNNNNNNNNNNNNNNNNNNNNNNNNNNNNNNNNNNNNNNNNNNNNNNNNNNNNNNNNNNNNNNNNNNNNNNNNNNNNNNNNNNNNNNNNNNNNNNNNNNNNNNNNNNNNNNNNNNNNNNNNNNNNNNNNNNNNNNNNNNNNNNNNNNNNNNNNNNNNNNNNNNNNNNNNNNNNNNNNNNNNNNNNNNNNNNNNNNNNNNNNNNNNNNNNNNNNNNNNNNNNNNNNNNNNNNNNNNNNNNNNNNNNNNNNNNNNNNNNNNNNNNNNNNNNNNNNNNNNNNNNNNNNNNNNNNNNNNNNNNNNNNNNNNNNNNNNNNNNNNNNNNNNNNNNNNNNNNNNNNNNNNNNNNNNNNNNNNNNNNNNNNNNNNNNNNNNNNNNNNNNNNNNNNNNNNNNNNNNNNNNNNNNNNNNNNNNNNNNNNNNNNNNNNNNNNNNNNNNNNNNNNNNNNNNNNNNNNNNNNNNNNNNNNNNNNNNNNCACTGGTCACAACACAAATCATCTTTAGAAAACTACACCTTCCCACGGCCAAGAAATCTAGCAGGACTAAAGTGTTTAAGATCAACGATGGTGGAATGCCCATCAATTACAAGCTCAGCCATGGCAGCACCAGTAGCAGGTCCATTCAAAATACCCCAGCAACTGTGCCCTGTCGCCACAAAGCAACCCTTCACTCCTGGAACCTCCCCAATCACCGGAATGCCATCATCGGTGCACGGCAAGAAGCACGCTTGCTCTGCCTTCACACGGGCCCCTCCTTCACCAAGATGGCTTGACACGGTCTTCGCCACCCTCTTCAGCATCTCAATTGACTCCTCCTTACCTCTAATCTCCTCAGGGTCATCTGCTACCTCTTCCTCGGCTGACATCCCACAAACATACACCTCCCCTGCCGTAAAACAAAACCAATAAATCATGAACTATGCTcacataaaatatattttataacattACATTATTATGTAAATGTGTaaatataattagttattagttaGTTGTAACTACACAATTCAGTTGTGTATAAACTTAACCCCTCAATTCAATAAATGAATAAACTGTACCAAGGTTTAGGCTTCTAACATTATAAAAATGAGAAGAACAAATTTATAATTGAACAAAAGGACGAGTTTATATACAAAAGTGTGTGAGATTGCCAAAGTATTGAATATCCTAATAATCCATATCAGCCAAACTATCTAATTTGTCAGCAATATCTACGTAGCCAGTGTGGAACTGGAAACTCTTCTTTCTGCCTGTTTTATCTTGATTCCAGTTCCTTGATGAGTCAAGATTAACGTAGACCCCGAGCTTGCTATTTTCGTTACTGCATCATTGCAGCTAAATTAAGCATTGTAATCAGACAGGGTTGTTTGGTGAAGTATTTCTTTCTAGTTTCTACGTAGTCAACTGAGAAATGCTATGTAAACAATGAATTGTAACAATTATACTTGACAACTACCCCAAAAGCAACAGAGATATTTTAAACTTGTCGGGTGAGGTCCATAACACCTTTCTCTCAGTTTTACTTTAGATTTCATGCATAGTAATTGCTAACTTCTATTTATTTGTGCACACTAAAAAATAGCACCAAATGGTGAATTTACAGAACAGCTACCTCGGAGGCTGTGAAGTATGTGAAATGGCTTGAGTCTTGGAATGAACTTCATCATCTTATTAGCTTAGACATGAAACCAGCCAATTAATTTcgcttttctttgtttcttcctttcttgcttctttctttcatttttagTCACAAAAATAAAGTCTGATTTTTGGTGTACATAGTTACAAATAATAGCATACCTGTGGGACGAGGGTAGACTTCTGGGTCAATAGCTTTTCCTCCTTTTGAAGGGTAATAACTAAGAAATAGTGCGTGAGGGGTTATGGAATTGGGTTCTCTAGGCTCCAAAACAATGCTATGTGCCTTAAGACCATAAACTCTACACAATGACGCCAAAACCTCCAATTTTCCAGACCAAGGACCCAACGCCAAAACCACCGAGTCACATTCAATAACTCGTCCTCCTTCAAGCACAACCGATCCAACTCGGGCCCCAACTAACTCTAACCGTTCCAACTTCCCAATAACAACCTGAGCCCCATGGTCCTTAACTGCCCTAGCTATTAGCGTGCGCGTAAACAGTTGCGGGTGCACCTGCGCCGTCGTTTCGGGGGTTCCAATCGTTCTTGGACTCCGAATTGGTCCGTCGATCCATGAGGGAACAATTGAGGGTTTGGAAGTGGTGGAAGAAGAGGGAGGGTTGCTATCTGATTCTGTTACGGTGAGGCTGAGAGTAGTTAGGGGTCGGTAACCGTAGGATCGGGGACCGTTGAGCTCGGCGGAGAGTGAACGGTGGAGATTGAAGCTAGCGCGGGCGAGTGATTCGACGGGCCCTCCGTCGCACCAATCGAGGGCGAGGAATCCGCCGGCTTTTCCGGAGGCGGCGCACGCCACGTCGGATTTCTCGATGAGAGTGACGGCGGCGCCCTTCTTGGCGAGGAAGTAGGCGGTGCAGACACCAATGACTCCGCCACCGCAGACGACAACTCGCTTGGGATTCTGATCCATGGGCTGACGCGACGGTAACGGAATTGTATTGGCGGAGGAAGTGATGGAAATAGTGATTGTGTGGAATAGAGTGAGCGTTGAAGCTCGAGAGGTCACTGCTAGATTCATCACTACTCGGCTTCTTCGCTCTGTGTGACACGTGGCCATTAAATGCTATTGcgtggtaaaaaaaaattgggaatataaattctctaaattaagagaaataagaaaactaatgtcaataaaaattattgttttcgACTTTTTGGTAGTATTTTAGTTCTTAATCTAATTTATTTAGTCTAGagtctatatttttaaatattaatcatCAATCACTGAGGGATTGGTATTAGTTTGTGATTCTCGTTTCAGGGATATTAGATGTGAAACCAGTTGCTTTGATATTTTATTCATGATGTATAATTTTATAAGTGGGTATTTAtctgaaataataaatttaatttacaaaatttaagaatttttatattattttttgtttgtttacgATTGAGTGGATGtcctaaaaaataaataaagatgcAAATTAGGTAGTTAAATGTCATAATAAAAATCAACTctagtaatattatttaatgtgttgatttttaataaattatccgttcagaTATAAAAtagtgtttattttgtttttttatatgtttagacaaaaaaaaaattaaatcattaattactgaaaaaaatatattaattttttaataattttcaaaaaaaaataaataaagtgatAACGCGAACAATCAACTACCGTTAAATTTGTAATTCTTATAGTAGgtgagttttattattttaatataagaataattaattttttatttttgatactTTATTAAATTCTTATTCAAAAAAACTGATCCAAAAAATAGTTTTTctctatatatctatatattattttaatattagtactttttttaaaaattgaaaattttatttcttagtaaatatatttttatacaaaagaaaagaatattcgATACACAGATGGGATTactgaaaaaatatttgttaattttttttagaagagtTTTTGTTTCGTATTGTTGTAACAAGCTAAAGAACAGAGTGGGAGAAGCTAGAAGGCCTTTTGGTTTCTTAACATACTTGCTCGAGCTTAGGTCCATTATAGTCAGATCTGGACCAGAGatcttattaaataaatattgggCTTAAAAACTTATAGCAAAACATAGGGtgttaaatattattatgttgttaattaccaaaaaaaattattatgtggttaacccaaaaaaaatttattatgtgaGCAGTATAGAGGTtgaagagacaaaaaaaaagccGATAAgaggaattttttttaaataaataaattaattataatatttactaatatatgaaattctgaaaatatttacGTTCTTCTGTAAATGACAGtgtaaatgaaaaaataaaaaacatatatgCTTTACAGCATAATAAGACACATAGCGTTTGCACAAACAAAATATGAGCAAAATCTactcaaacaaacaaaaagttcacCTATTTAAGGAGATCTATGCAAGTATATCCATCATAATTCACTCATTGATCTTATATCTTGTCttcttttgatttgttgttagAGTTATGGTTAATGAATCAATTCTTTTGTTAGTGTCTATCCAAATGCAAATACGAGGAAAGTGGAAGATTGTGTAGTGTTTGAATAtatcaacaataattgagttctACCCTTTTTTTTGGTATAAAAGGTACTATCTTGAGGGTTACTTAGAATTGAGTTATTTTTTGGCCTGAACGTGAGGTTCTGATTTTTTTAAGGGCAGCGTCCAAATTTACTGGTGTCGAGGTGTCGCCGTTCGAGTTCTTCGTGAGGAGTGGGTGTTAGTGCATTTATAGTAAAGTTGATAACCACCTTTTAGAGTAGTTTCATCTTTGATGGTGGATAGCCATTCCCTTTTTCTAAGAAAGTTGTTGAGGTCTCCATTCTAACTAAATGGAAGATATCTTAGGAGTTAGTTACTTATTCAGATAAGTAGAGCTGAGCTGTTGTCGTTGTGTCCGACCTCTATGAGGTCGGATAGGTGTAGTAAAGACGGATTTCTATGTTAAGCCTTTATTTGTTTTGGGCTTGACTTTATCTTTGGGCCAGTGTATGAACAGTTCCCCTACTTGAGTCCGAGCTTTACGAGGTCGGACTTGAGCATTTGTAGATTTGCCTGATCTTAGGATGTGATCACGCCAAGTCGAGTATGCCGCCTTTTTGAGGTAAGTTGGGTGCTTGacgtatttttcaaaaatttgaaacgTTGCAATTTATCGTAGTACTGCGCATGTTACCCTACGATTGCCTTGGTAACCATGCACCATAAATAAGGGGTGTGAAATTACTCTTTTTCCCCTACTGTCTTATAAATACCCAAACTCATTtctcatttctcttttttctttttcactcctTCCTAAAACGTTTGCATTCTTCGTTTTCTCTCAGATTTCTTCATAATTTCTTTTACATTTCAAGATTTGAATTTCTGCTTGAAAaatttccttcattcgttggaGGTTCTTGGATCGTTCGTGTCTTGCTATTCAAGTGCCCTTTTCCTGCTTTGCATTCCTTCAAGGTTGGCATTTTATCCCTTTCAATTTATGTTTCTGCTTTTACGCTCTGGGTGATGCTTTTGCTTTATTGTTTTTGTTAGCTTTGGCCatgtttctttgtttatttaaaacctttgcttctttcttgaCTTTGAACTTTTGTTGCTGCCGTTGTGAATCTGAGTGTGGGAGATTTTATTCTGTGTTGCCCCCAAATGGTGCCTTTTTGCGTTTTTGAATATTGCGTCATTTCCACACTTGATAACGTGGTGTGTTTGTTTTGCATACAGGAGGTTATAACACTCTTTTGTGTTTGATGAAGACGACCTGACCTCTTGCAATTTTGTAtgaatgcttttattttgtccGACTTGTAATGATGAATCTCACTTTGATGTATTTGTAGGTATAACTTTTATGTCTCGTTCAGAAATTTACAACATGTCTTCTAAAGTTTTATCCGACCTTATCTGGGTAGATATATCTGTTTTTACTCTCGTCCTTGTTATTGATAAAGAGTACACTGAGACCTTTTGTAGGCATCATAGGTTATGTTTGACTCGGGAGGATGAACGAAAACATGAGATTGTGGTTGCTGACCCTGAAGAGAGGGTTTATTTTTCCCGACTTGATAAGTCGGAACGTCATTTTATATATGTGtatgattgttttttttttgttgcaaaatTGGTAGTTAGCCTTCCTTTCTCTGACTTTGAATCTGAGGTCCTTAGGATCTGTAATGTTTTCCCTTCCCAACTTCatcccaattcttggggttttctcAAAATTTGTTAACTTTTTTGTCGGAAACTTGACATCTGTCCCTCTGTTAAAGTTTTCTTTTACCTTTTTGTTCTTACAAAACCCTTTAGATATAAGAAATAGGGTTGGGTCTCCTTCCAAGCTATTTAAAGGAGGAAggtctttgttattttttatgattctttccatgacttcaaaaattacttttttaagatCCGATCTGTCAAAAgtgtccgacctttctttctggATGAGAAGGATGAACCCATTTTTAGTTTGTATTGGAAGAAGAATCATGTAGTTGTTGAGTACGGCTTGGATGACTTGGATGAGGTCGAGGAGAGTGTAGTCACCTTATTTCAGGAGTGTTAGGGTCAAGCTGCTTACCTAGATATCAAGAAATATTTATGAAATCCAAGCCAAATAACGTCTGAGCTAGGTAGCATTTCCTTTTAACTTtgtagataaattttgtttattttactagCTTTTCATAACCCGACTTTGATGTCGTGTAGAAAATATGGCTCCTAAGTCGGCTGCCATGAAAATTCTTCGGACTGCCAAGAAGAACGTTGTTGCTCGTACTATCTAGTTAAAAGAAGCTGGCGAGTCAGGCAACCTTTCTTCTCTTTCCA is part of the Arachis duranensis cultivar V14167 chromosome 1, aradu.V14167.gnm2.J7QH, whole genome shotgun sequence genome and encodes:
- the LOC107479527 gene encoding putative oxidoreductase TDA3, yielding MNLAVTSRASTLTLFHTITISITSSANTIPLPSRQPMDQNPKRVVVCGGGVIGVCTAYFLAKKGAAVTLIEKSDVACAASGKAGGFLALDWCDGGPVESLARASFNLHRSLSAELNGPRSYGYRPLTTLSLTVTESDSNPPSSSTTSKPSIVPSWIDGPIRSPRTIGTPETTAQVHPQLFTRTLIARAVKDHGAQVVIGKLERLELVGARVGSVVLEGGRVIECDSVVLALGPWSGKLEVLASLCRVYGLKAHSIVLEPREPNSITPHALFLSYYPSKGGKAIDPEVYPRPTGEVYVCGMSAEEEVADDPEEIRGKEESIEMLKRVAKTVSSHLGEGGARVKAEQACFLPCTDDGIPVIGEVPGVKGCFVATGHSCWGILNGPATGAAMAELVIDGHSTIVDLKHFSPARFLGRGKV